In Streptomyces sp. RFCAC02, the following proteins share a genomic window:
- a CDS encoding SDR family NAD(P)-dependent oxidoreductase encodes MTGWSVRHISAQDGRVALVTDAAGPLGRATARRLVRAGAEVVHADSDPERARAAARAAGGAVPGILVRAACLDPADPESLTAFADHLTVELPSLDLLVIHADTSSGQGALLPYALTGRLLPLLLAARGPRVVTVGGPAPREHSRPRGTPRLAHLAPLVFARELQRRADAAGVRLTSVAVRPGTGAGRPPGSGSRLARVLADHGIPRTSHPPAASAALPSLYAATVPGVAPGGLYGPAGRLEGRGSPGPLTPPRAATDPARARELWESCERVTGVSYDWPA; translated from the coding sequence ATGACCGGCTGGAGTGTCCGTCACATCTCCGCGCAGGACGGGCGGGTCGCCCTGGTCACGGACGCGGCCGGGCCTCTCGGCCGGGCCACCGCCCGGCGGCTCGTCAGGGCCGGTGCCGAGGTCGTGCACGCCGATTCCGACCCGGAGCGCGCCCGCGCCGCCGCCCGTGCGGCCGGCGGGGCCGTCCCCGGCATCCTGGTCCGCGCCGCCTGCCTCGACCCGGCGGACCCCGAGTCGCTCACCGCGTTCGCCGACCACCTGACCGTCGAACTCCCGTCTCTCGACCTCCTCGTCATCCACGCGGACACCTCCTCGGGACAGGGCGCGCTCCTGCCGTACGCCCTGACGGGCCGTCTCCTCCCTCTCCTCCTCGCGGCCCGCGGACCGCGCGTCGTGACCGTGGGCGGACCGGCACCCCGGGAACACTCCCGACCGCGTGGCACACCCCGCCTGGCGCACCTCGCGCCCCTCGTCTTCGCCCGGGAACTCCAGCGCCGCGCGGACGCCGCCGGTGTGCGGCTCACCAGCGTGGCCGTGCGCCCGGGGACGGGTGCCGGACGCCCACCGGGGTCCGGCTCGCGGCTCGCCCGGGTCCTCGCCGACCACGGCATCCCCCGCACGTCCCACCCGCCCGCCGCCTCGGCCGCCCTGCCGTCGCTCTACGCGGCGACGGTCCCCGGCGTGGCACCCGGCGGACTGTACGGGCCGGCCGGCCGCCTTGAGGGCCGCGGCTCCCCGGGACCCCTGACCCCGCCCCGGGCCGCCACCGACCCCGCCCGCGCGCGCGAACTGTGGGAGAGCTGCGAGCGGGTCACCGGCGTCTCCTACGACTGGCCCGCCTGA
- a CDS encoding DUF397 domain-containing protein, with protein sequence MTSETPRWFKSSYSDNGGACVEAADNFAMTRGMVPVRDSKSVDGPVVTFSTAAFSSFVAGVKAGTVGAA encoded by the coding sequence GTGACGTCCGAGACTCCGCGTTGGTTCAAGTCGTCCTACAGCGACAACGGTGGCGCCTGCGTGGAGGCCGCCGACAACTTCGCCATGACGCGCGGCATGGTTCCTGTCCGTGATTCCAAGAGTGTCGATGGTCCGGTGGTGACCTTCTCGACCGCTGCGTTCTCGTCCTTCGTGGCGGGCGTGAAGGCCGGGACGGTAGGCGCGGCCTGA